Proteins co-encoded in one Ruegeria sp. YS9 genomic window:
- the argJ gene encoding bifunctional glutamate N-acetyltransferase/amino-acid acetyltransferase ArgJ has product MATITKVSPLAPASFPELPAIDGVRFATVEAGVRYQGRTDVMLAVLDPGTSVAGVFTRSATRAAPVLDCQEKIGGPSDGPAAILVNSGNANAFTGHYGRTSVAEVTQAVSKATGVPVERVFTSSTGVIGEPLPHDRIISKLEALKSGLSRHAIEDAARAIMTTDTFPKGASAQVEIGGKTVSIAGIAKGSGMIAPDMATMLVYIFTDAQVEQSALQEMLSAQTDRTFNCITVDSDTSTSDSLLLCATGASGVDATGNAAFAEALETVMLDLAQQVVRDGEGATKFVEIRVTGAASDSDAKVHGLSIANSPLVKTAIAGEDPNWGRIVMAIGKSGAAADRDLLSISFGDILVAEKGWVSPDYREEDAAAYMKGQDLVIAVDLGLGEGKSTVWTCDLTHGYIEINADYRS; this is encoded by the coding sequence GTGGCCACGATCACAAAGGTTTCGCCGCTGGCGCCCGCGTCTTTCCCTGAACTGCCTGCGATTGACGGTGTGCGTTTTGCCACCGTCGAAGCGGGTGTGCGCTATCAGGGCCGCACGGATGTCATGCTGGCTGTTCTTGATCCGGGCACGTCGGTGGCGGGCGTCTTCACCCGCTCGGCCACCCGTGCGGCACCGGTTCTGGATTGTCAGGAGAAAATCGGCGGCCCCAGCGACGGACCCGCGGCGATCCTTGTGAACTCGGGCAACGCCAACGCCTTTACCGGGCATTACGGCCGGACATCGGTTGCCGAGGTGACGCAGGCTGTCTCCAAGGCGACCGGTGTGCCGGTCGAGCGGGTCTTTACCTCATCCACCGGAGTCATCGGTGAACCGCTGCCGCATGATCGCATCATCTCGAAGCTTGAGGCGTTGAAATCCGGCCTCAGCCGCCATGCAATCGAAGACGCCGCGCGGGCGATCATGACGACGGACACGTTCCCGAAAGGGGCGAGCGCACAGGTCGAAATCGGCGGCAAAACAGTCTCTATTGCAGGGATTGCGAAGGGGTCTGGCATGATCGCGCCAGACATGGCGACGATGCTGGTCTATATCTTCACCGACGCTCAGGTCGAGCAATCCGCGTTGCAGGAAATGCTGAGCGCCCAGACAGACCGCACTTTCAACTGCATCACTGTGGACAGCGACACTTCGACCTCCGACAGCCTTCTTCTCTGCGCGACCGGAGCCTCGGGCGTCGATGCCACCGGCAACGCCGCTTTCGCAGAGGCGCTTGAAACGGTGATGCTGGACCTCGCGCAACAAGTGGTGCGCGACGGCGAAGGCGCCACCAAATTCGTGGAAATCCGCGTGACCGGTGCCGCTTCGGATTCGGATGCCAAGGTGCATGGTCTGTCCATCGCCAACTCGCCCTTGGTCAAGACCGCGATCGCGGGCGAGGACCCGAACTGGGGCCGCATTGTCATGGCGATCGGCAAATCCGGCGCCGCCGCCGACCGTGACCTGCTGAGCATTTCCTTCGGAGATATCCTGGTGGCGGAAAAAGGCTGGGTCAGCCCGGATTATCGCGAGGAAGACGCCGCCGCCTATATGAAAGGTCAGGACCTCGTGATTGCGGTCGATCTGGGGCTGGGCGAGGGGAAATCCACCGTCTGGACCTGCGATCTGACTCACGGGTATATCGAGATCAACGCGGATTATCGCTCGTGA
- the mutT gene encoding 8-oxo-dGTP diphosphatase MutT gives MKTLLVSAVALIDIEGRVLLAQRPEGKSMAGLWEFPGGKIEPGETPEAALIRELHEELGIDTWASCLAPLTFASHSYDDFHLLMPLFACRKWEGIPQSKEGQALKWVRANDLRNYPMPAADVPLIPILRDWL, from the coding sequence GTGAAGACCTTACTGGTATCTGCTGTCGCCCTGATCGACATCGAGGGCCGCGTGTTGCTGGCCCAACGCCCCGAAGGCAAATCCATGGCCGGGCTGTGGGAGTTCCCCGGCGGCAAGATCGAGCCGGGCGAAACCCCCGAGGCCGCCCTGATCCGCGAATTGCACGAGGAACTGGGCATCGACACCTGGGCATCCTGCCTTGCGCCGCTGACCTTCGCCAGCCACAGCTATGACGATTTCCACCTGCTGATGCCACTGTTTGCCTGCCGCAAATGGGAGGGCATCCCGCAGTCGAAAGAGGGTCAGGCGCTGAAATGGGTGCGGGCGAATGACTTGCGCAACTACCCGATGCCAGCGGCGGATGTGCCACTGATCCCGATTTTGCGGGATTGGTTGTAA
- a CDS encoding AMP-binding protein, whose protein sequence is MHSLPALLHRNATQFGDAPAYREKEFGIWQCWTWAETAAEIRALALGFLELGVEKGDHIAVIGRNRPAHYWSMVAAQMVGAVPVPLYQDAVAEEMAYVLEHCGAKYVVCGDQEQVDKVIEIQENLHQVKHILYTDKRGMRKYDHSQMNALDDIKAEGSAGHARFDAELDRRIGEITYDDTCVMLYTSGTTGKPKGVVLSNRNVIESARNSAEFDHLTRNEDILSYLPMAWVGDFIFSIGQAYWCGFCVNCPESADTMMTDLREIGPTYFFAPPRVFETQLTNVMIRMQDASAPKQRMFNFFMDHAKKVGGRILDGQPVGFMDRLKYAIGNILVYGPLKDTLGYGRIRVGYTAGEAIGPEIFEFYRSLGINLKQLYGQTEATVFITVQPDGEVRADTVGVPAPDVELKIADNGEIYYRSPGVFVEYYKNPDSTASTKDPEGWVATGDAGFIEERSGHLRIIDRAKDVGKMADGSMFAPKYVENKLKFYPDILEAVLFGNGKDRCVAFINIDLTAVGNWAERNNVAYASYQELAGHPRVLETIKAHVEEVNKSVAADEMLSGCQVHRFVVLHKELDADDGEMTRTRKVRRGFVEDKFSDIIAALYDGSKTVSTTTEVTYEDGRKGSISATLEIVDAPVVPVAQHKVAAE, encoded by the coding sequence ATGCACTCCCTTCCGGCGCTGCTACATCGCAATGCGACGCAGTTCGGGGATGCCCCGGCTTACCGCGAAAAGGAATTCGGGATCTGGCAATGCTGGACCTGGGCGGAAACGGCCGCCGAGATCCGCGCGTTGGCGCTGGGATTTCTGGAGCTTGGCGTTGAAAAGGGTGACCACATCGCCGTGATTGGGCGCAACCGTCCGGCACATTACTGGTCAATGGTTGCGGCGCAGATGGTCGGTGCCGTTCCGGTGCCTCTCTATCAGGACGCGGTTGCCGAAGAGATGGCCTATGTGCTGGAACACTGCGGCGCGAAATATGTCGTCTGTGGCGATCAGGAGCAGGTCGACAAGGTCATCGAGATTCAGGAAAACCTGCATCAGGTCAAACACATCCTCTATACCGACAAGCGGGGGATGCGGAAATACGATCACAGCCAGATGAATGCCCTTGATGACATCAAGGCCGAGGGCAGCGCCGGTCATGCGCGTTTCGACGCCGAACTGGACAGGCGCATCGGTGAGATCACCTATGACGACACCTGCGTGATGCTCTATACCTCGGGCACCACGGGCAAGCCCAAGGGCGTGGTGCTGTCGAACCGCAACGTGATCGAAAGCGCCAGGAACTCGGCCGAGTTCGATCACCTGACCCGGAACGAAGACATCCTGTCCTATCTGCCGATGGCCTGGGTTGGTGATTTCATCTTTTCCATCGGTCAGGCTTACTGGTGCGGCTTCTGCGTGAACTGCCCCGAGAGCGCAGACACGATGATGACCGACCTGCGCGAGATCGGGCCGACCTATTTCTTCGCCCCGCCGCGGGTCTTCGAGACCCAGCTGACCAATGTGATGATCCGCATGCAGGATGCCAGCGCGCCCAAGCAGCGGATGTTCAACTTTTTCATGGACCACGCCAAGAAGGTGGGCGGGCGCATCCTGGATGGCCAACCCGTCGGCTTCATGGACCGCCTGAAATACGCGATCGGCAACATCCTGGTCTATGGGCCGCTCAAGGATACGCTGGGCTATGGCCGGATCCGCGTGGGTTACACCGCGGGCGAGGCGATCGGGCCCGAGATCTTCGAGTTCTACCGCTCGCTGGGGATCAACCTCAAACAGCTCTATGGCCAGACCGAGGCGACCGTGTTCATCACCGTCCAGCCCGACGGCGAGGTGCGGGCCGACACCGTTGGCGTCCCGGCCCCCGATGTCGAGCTGAAAATCGCCGACAATGGCGAGATCTACTATCGCTCGCCCGGCGTGTTCGTCGAGTATTACAAGAACCCGGACTCGACCGCATCAACCAAGGACCCTGAAGGCTGGGTGGCCACGGGCGACGCGGGGTTCATCGAGGAACGCTCGGGTCATCTGCGGATCATCGACCGCGCCAAGGACGTGGGCAAGATGGCAGACGGGTCGATGTTCGCGCCGAAATATGTCGAGAACAAGCTGAAGTTCTATCCGGATATTCTGGAGGCGGTGCTGTTCGGCAATGGCAAGGATCGCTGCGTGGCCTTCATCAATATCGATCTGACCGCGGTCGGCAACTGGGCCGAGCGCAACAACGTGGCCTATGCCTCGTATCAGGAACTGGCGGGACATCCGCGCGTGTTAGAGACGATCAAGGCCCATGTGGAAGAGGTGAACAAGTCGGTTGCCGCTGACGAGATGCTGTCGGGCTGTCAGGTGCACCGCTTTGTGGTTCTGCACAAGGAACTGGATGCCGACGATGGCGAGATGACCCGGACCCGAAAGGTGCGGCGCGGGTTTGTCGAGGACAAGTTCAGCGACATCATTGCCGCGCTTTATGACGGGTCCAAGACGGTTTCGACCACGACCGAGGTGACCTATGAGGATGGGCGCAAGGGGTCGATCTCGGCGACGCTGGAAATCGTCGATGCGCCGGTTGTTCCCGTCGCCCAACACAAGGTTGCCGCAGAATGA
- a CDS encoding ABC transporter ATP-binding protein, translated as MLDNSEGYVTEDGRKIGGVVMEMKNITLRFGGVVAIKDISFDIREGEIRAIIGPNGAGKSSMLNVISGFYVPQEGEVWFHGSKRPPMRPFEVAQQGIARTFQNIALFEGMSVLDNVMTGRLGYMKTNILQQALWKGKAEKEETENREAVEKIIDFLEIQHIRKTPVSRLPYGLKKRVELARALAAEPKLLLLDEPMAGMNVEEKEDMSRFILDVNDEFGTTIALIEHDMGVVMDLSDRVVVMDYGKKIGDGTPDEVRNNQEVIDAYLGVSHD; from the coding sequence ATGCTGGATAATTCCGAAGGATATGTCACCGAAGACGGTCGCAAGATCGGCGGTGTGGTGATGGAAATGAAGAACATCACCCTGCGCTTTGGTGGTGTGGTTGCGATCAAGGATATCTCGTTCGACATTCGTGAGGGTGAGATCCGTGCCATCATCGGGCCGAACGGCGCAGGTAAATCCTCGATGCTGAACGTGATCTCGGGCTTCTATGTTCCGCAAGAGGGCGAGGTCTGGTTTCATGGGTCAAAACGCCCGCCGATGCGGCCCTTTGAGGTGGCGCAGCAGGGGATTGCGCGGACGTTTCAGAATATCGCCTTGTTCGAAGGGATGAGCGTTCTGGACAACGTTATGACCGGGCGGCTGGGGTACATGAAGACCAATATCCTTCAGCAGGCACTGTGGAAGGGCAAGGCCGAGAAGGAAGAGACAGAAAACCGTGAAGCTGTCGAGAAGATCATCGACTTCCTTGAAATTCAGCACATCCGCAAGACGCCGGTGTCGCGCTTGCCCTATGGCCTGAAAAAGCGCGTCGAACTGGCCCGCGCGCTGGCGGCGGAGCCCAAGCTGTTGCTGCTGGACGAGCCGATGGCGGGCATGAACGTCGAAGAAAAAGAGGACATGAGCCGCTTTATCCTCGACGTGAATGACGAATTCGGCACCACCATCGCTCTGATCGAACACGACATGGGCGTTGTGATGGATCTGAGCGACCGGGTGGTCGTGATGGATTACGGCAAGAAGATCGGCGACGGCACACCCGATGAGGTGCGCAACAACCAAGAGGTTATCGACGCCTATCTGGGGGTCAGCCATGATTAA
- a CDS encoding branched-chain amino acid ABC transporter permease: protein MPEQLVFAMEVILNGLMAGVLYALVALGFVLIYKASGIFNYAQGVMALFAAMTLVGIMNGQVPFAHLINATFGTHIHYFGWNVPALLAIILTMGVMVLLAWCVQRFVMRHLVGQEPIILFMATIGLAYFLEGVADLMWGSEIKTLDVGLPQGINLWIDETTFNIFGYGFFIDNLDIVATVIAALLVAALVAFSQYTKQGRAMRAVADDHQAALSVGISLNFIWVMVWSVAGFVALVAGIMWGTKSGVQFSLSLIALKALPVLMLGGFTSIPGAIVGGLIIGVGEKLFEFAIGPMVGGATENWFAYVLALIFLVFRPQGLFGEKIIERV from the coding sequence ATGCCTGAACAACTCGTATTTGCGATGGAGGTCATCCTCAACGGTCTGATGGCCGGGGTGCTCTATGCGCTGGTCGCGCTGGGCTTTGTACTGATCTACAAGGCGTCTGGGATTTTCAATTATGCCCAAGGGGTTATGGCCCTGTTCGCGGCGATGACGCTGGTCGGGATCATGAACGGGCAGGTGCCGTTTGCGCATCTGATCAACGCGACTTTCGGCACCCATATCCACTATTTCGGGTGGAATGTGCCCGCGTTGCTGGCGATCATTCTGACGATGGGTGTGATGGTATTGCTGGCCTGGTGTGTGCAGCGGTTCGTCATGCGACATCTGGTTGGGCAGGAGCCAATCATCCTGTTCATGGCGACCATCGGTCTGGCGTACTTCCTTGAAGGCGTCGCCGACCTGATGTGGGGGTCCGAGATCAAGACGCTGGATGTGGGCCTGCCGCAGGGTATCAACCTGTGGATCGATGAGACGACGTTCAACATCTTCGGCTATGGCTTCTTCATCGACAATCTGGACATCGTGGCGACGGTCATTGCGGCGCTGTTGGTGGCCGCTCTGGTGGCGTTCAGCCAGTACACCAAGCAGGGCCGGGCCATGCGCGCGGTGGCGGATGACCATCAGGCGGCGCTGTCGGTGGGCATATCGCTCAACTTCATCTGGGTCATGGTCTGGTCGGTGGCCGGGTTCGTCGCTCTGGTCGCAGGCATCATGTGGGGCACCAAATCGGGCGTGCAGTTTTCACTGTCTCTGATCGCGCTCAAGGCGCTGCCGGTGCTGATGCTGGGCGGGTTCACCTCGATCCCCGGTGCAATCGTGGGCGGCCTGATCATCGGCGTGGGGGAAAAGCTGTTCGAATTCGCAATCGGACCGATGGTCGGTGGCGCAACCGAGAACTGGTTTGCCTATGTGCTGGCGCTGATCTTCCTTGTGTTCAGGCCGCAAGGCCTGTTCGGAGAAAAGATCATCGAGAGGGTGTAG
- a CDS encoding branched-chain amino acid ABC transporter permease, with protein MFYREAGDFKTSYVDDSQTFPIKFDRYRYYVVLAVAFGIIPFIINDYWANALLLPFLIYAIAAIGLNILVGYCGQVSLGTGGFMAVGAYACYKLMTAFPDVSMFIHVLLAGGITAIVGVLFGLPSLRIKGFYLAVATLAAQFFLVWLFNRVPWFYNYSASGQINAPERDVFGIIITGPNASAWATYLFCLIFLTFCAIVARNLTRGTTGRTWMAIRDMDIAAEIIGVNPLKAKLTAFAVSSFFVGIAGALFFAVYLGAVEVGEVFGIQKSFLVLFMVIIGGLGSIFGSFAGAAFLVLLPVVLKLVGVDLLGWPTDIVAHLNLVIVGALIIMFLILEPHGLAQLWRVAKEKLRLWPFPH; from the coding sequence ATGTTCTATCGTGAGGCCGGAGATTTCAAAACCTCCTACGTGGATGACAGCCAGACTTTCCCGATCAAGTTCGATCGGTATCGGTACTATGTCGTCCTTGCCGTAGCGTTCGGGATCATTCCGTTCATCATCAACGACTATTGGGCCAATGCACTTCTGCTGCCTTTCCTGATCTATGCCATTGCGGCAATCGGTTTGAACATTCTGGTGGGGTATTGCGGGCAGGTCAGCCTGGGTACCGGGGGGTTCATGGCCGTTGGGGCCTATGCCTGCTACAAGCTGATGACCGCTTTCCCGGATGTCAGCATGTTTATTCACGTGTTGCTGGCCGGCGGGATAACGGCCATCGTCGGTGTGCTGTTCGGCTTGCCATCCTTGCGGATCAAGGGGTTCTACCTTGCGGTGGCGACGCTGGCGGCGCAGTTCTTTCTGGTCTGGCTGTTCAACCGGGTGCCGTGGTTCTACAACTATTCGGCCTCGGGGCAGATCAACGCGCCGGAACGGGATGTGTTCGGCATCATCATCACTGGTCCGAATGCATCGGCCTGGGCCACCTATCTGTTCTGTCTTATTTTCCTGACCTTCTGCGCCATCGTTGCACGCAACTTGACGCGCGGTACGACAGGGCGGACATGGATGGCGATCCGCGACATGGACATCGCCGCCGAGATCATCGGGGTGAACCCGCTCAAGGCGAAACTGACCGCCTTTGCCGTAAGCTCGTTCTTCGTGGGCATCGCGGGCGCGCTGTTCTTCGCGGTCTATCTGGGCGCGGTCGAGGTTGGCGAGGTGTTCGGCATCCAGAAATCGTTCCTGGTGCTGTTCATGGTCATTATCGGCGGATTAGGGTCTATTTTCGGATCCTTTGCCGGAGCCGCCTTCCTGGTGTTGCTGCCGGTTGTTCTGAAACTTGTCGGCGTCGATTTGCTGGGCTGGCCCACTGACATCGTCGCGCACCTCAACCTGGTGATCGTGGGTGCGCTGATCATCATGTTCCTGATCCTCGAACCACACGGTCTGGCGCAGCTGTGGCGTGTGGCGAAAGAGAAACTCAGACTCTGGCCGTTCCCGCACTAA
- a CDS encoding ABC transporter substrate-binding protein, with protein MNKKLATLALGAVMAAGPVMADLVFPSLSYRTGPYAAGGIPFADGYADYFTLLNERDGGIGGVPAKVIECETGYNTEKGVECYESTKGEGALVYQPLSTGITYQLIPKVTADGIPLHTMGYGRTSAANGKVFSHVFNYPANYWNGASGAINHLLDENGGDLSGKKIALVYHNSAYGKEPIRTLETLAEKHGYELTLLPVDHPGQEQKSQWLQIRREKPDYVIMWGWGVMNQVAVQEAANIRFPMENFIGVWWSGAEFDVEPAGEKANGYKALTFTGLGMDYPVYDDLKKYVVDAGKAAGAGDQLGTVQYNRGLYAAMLAAEAVKTAQEMHGTADIDASMMRDGMEALEITNAKMEGLGMAGFGPEFSVSCENHGGPGLVGVVQWDAAAGTWNPVQDFKPTDVEVISALIEEDSGAYAAENNITPRCE; from the coding sequence ATGAACAAGAAACTGGCAACCCTGGCGCTGGGCGCCGTGATGGCCGCAGGTCCGGTCATGGCCGACCTGGTGTTCCCATCGCTCAGCTACCGGACTGGCCCATACGCAGCGGGCGGTATTCCGTTTGCGGATGGCTATGCAGACTATTTCACCCTGCTGAACGAACGGGATGGCGGTATCGGTGGCGTTCCGGCCAAGGTTATCGAGTGCGAAACCGGCTATAACACCGAAAAAGGTGTGGAATGCTATGAATCCACCAAGGGTGAAGGCGCGCTGGTCTATCAGCCTCTGTCAACCGGCATCACCTATCAGCTGATCCCGAAAGTAACGGCAGACGGTATCCCGCTTCACACGATGGGTTATGGCCGGACCTCGGCTGCCAACGGCAAGGTGTTCAGCCATGTGTTCAACTATCCGGCCAACTATTGGAACGGTGCATCCGGCGCGATCAACCATCTGCTGGATGAAAATGGCGGAGATCTGAGCGGCAAGAAGATTGCGCTGGTCTATCACAACTCTGCCTACGGCAAAGAGCCGATCCGTACGCTTGAAACCCTGGCCGAAAAGCATGGCTATGAACTGACCCTGCTGCCCGTTGACCATCCCGGTCAGGAGCAAAAGTCGCAGTGGTTGCAGATCCGCCGTGAAAAGCCTGACTATGTCATCATGTGGGGCTGGGGTGTCATGAACCAGGTTGCGGTTCAGGAAGCCGCCAACATCCGCTTCCCGATGGAAAACTTCATCGGTGTCTGGTGGTCGGGCGCGGAATTCGACGTTGAGCCGGCAGGTGAAAAAGCCAATGGCTATAAGGCGTTGACCTTCACAGGCCTGGGTATGGACTATCCGGTATATGACGATCTGAAGAAGTACGTTGTGGATGCGGGCAAAGCCGCGGGCGCAGGTGATCAGCTGGGAACGGTTCAGTACAACCGCGGTCTGTATGCCGCGATGCTGGCCGCCGAAGCCGTGAAGACCGCGCAGGAGATGCACGGAACCGCCGACATCGACGCATCGATGATGCGTGACGGAATGGAAGCGCTGGAGATCACCAATGCCAAGATGGAAGGTCTGGGCATGGCAGGTTTTGGACCCGAATTCTCGGTAAGCTGTGAAAACCATGGCGGCCCCGGCCTTGTGGGCGTCGTTCAGTGGGATGCGGCAGCAGGAACCTGGAACCCGGTTCAGGATTTCAAACCGACCGATGTCGAGGTGATCAGTGCGCTGATCGAAGAAGACTCGGGCGCATATGCGGCTGAAAACAACATCACACCGCGTTGTGAATGA
- a CDS encoding ABC transporter ATP-binding protein, which produces MLDAAQTTDVQAETLLEVNNIEVIYNHVILVLKGVSLTVPKGGITALLGGNGAGKTTTLKAVSNLLHSERGEVTKGTIKYRGQNVHESDPAVLVEKGVIQVMEGRHCFEHLTVEENLLTGAYTRKDGSAAIQRDLELVYNYFPRLKERRRSQAGYTSGGEQQMVAMGRALMSRPETILLDEPSMGLAPQLVEEIFGIVKDLNEKEGVSFLLAEQNTNVALRFAHYGYILESGRVVMDGPAAELRENPDVKEFYLGMSDEGRKSFRDVRSYRRRKRWL; this is translated from the coding sequence ATGCTGGATGCGGCACAAACCACTGACGTGCAGGCGGAAACCCTGCTTGAGGTCAACAATATTGAAGTGATCTACAACCATGTGATCCTCGTGCTGAAGGGCGTAAGCCTGACTGTGCCCAAGGGCGGTATCACGGCCTTGCTGGGGGGCAATGGCGCGGGCAAGACGACCACGCTCAAGGCAGTGTCGAACCTGCTGCATTCGGAACGCGGCGAGGTCACGAAAGGCACGATCAAGTATCGTGGCCAGAACGTACACGAAAGCGACCCCGCCGTTTTGGTGGAAAAAGGCGTGATTCAGGTGATGGAAGGCCGTCATTGTTTCGAACACCTGACGGTCGAAGAAAACCTGCTGACGGGTGCCTATACCCGCAAGGACGGCAGTGCGGCGATCCAGCGGGATCTGGAACTGGTCTACAATTACTTTCCCCGCCTGAAAGAACGCCGCCGCTCGCAGGCCGGCTATACGTCGGGTGGAGAGCAGCAGATGGTTGCCATGGGCCGGGCATTGATGTCGCGCCCCGAGACGATCCTGCTGGACGAACCTTCGATGGGGCTCGCGCCGCAGTTGGTCGAAGAGATTTTCGGCATCGTGAAGGACCTCAACGAGAAAGAGGGCGTGTCCTTCCTGTTGGCCGAGCAGAACACAAACGTCGCCCTGCGGTTTGCGCATTACGGGTACATTCTGGAATCCGGGCGCGTTGTGATGGATGGCCCGGCCGCCGAACTGCGCGAGAACCCGGATGTCAAGGAATTCTACCTTGGTATGTCTGACGAAGGCCGCAAAAGCTTTCGCGACGTGCGGTCCTATCGCCGCCGCAAGAGGTGGCTGTGA
- a CDS encoding phenylacetate--CoA ligase family protein, whose product MTFFDALETRSADERASDQAAALVEQIKRAASAPGFAAHFSESDTKKVVSADDLPMLPVLRKSDLIRAQAERPPFGGFTVKPARHFHHVFQSPGPIYEPGSTDHDWWRMGRFLHAAGVAAGDIVQNCFGYHLTPAGMIFENGARAVGAAVLPAGTGQTELQVTAARDVGCTAYAGTPDYLKVILDKADEMGVSLNFSKAAVGGGALFPSLRQEYADRGISCLQCYATADLGNIAYESAAMEGMIIDEHVIVEIVTPGTGTPVAPGEVGEVVVTSLNPDYPLIRFATGDLSAVMPGVSPCGRTNTRIKGWMGRADQTTKIKGMFVRPEQVAALVDKHEEIVKARVIAARQGEMDTMTVRIESPRGDDPAYAKSVAEVLKLKGAIEVVAPGSLPRDGVVIEDQRVYE is encoded by the coding sequence ATGACCTTTTTCGACGCACTCGAAACACGCTCGGCGGACGAACGCGCTTCGGATCAGGCCGCAGCGCTGGTAGAGCAGATCAAGCGTGCGGCTTCGGCCCCCGGGTTTGCTGCACATTTTTCTGAATCAGACACTAAAAAGGTGGTTTCGGCAGATGATTTGCCGATGTTGCCGGTGCTGCGCAAATCGGACCTGATCCGCGCGCAGGCAGAGCGCCCCCCTTTTGGTGGGTTCACCGTGAAGCCCGCGCGCCACTTCCATCACGTGTTCCAGTCCCCCGGGCCGATCTATGAACCGGGCAGTACCGATCACGACTGGTGGCGCATGGGCCGGTTCCTGCATGCCGCTGGTGTTGCAGCTGGTGATATCGTCCAGAACTGCTTTGGCTATCACCTGACACCGGCAGGCATGATCTTTGAAAACGGTGCCCGCGCTGTTGGTGCTGCCGTTCTGCCGGCGGGAACCGGGCAGACCGAATTGCAGGTGACAGCCGCGCGTGACGTTGGTTGCACCGCCTATGCGGGCACGCCTGATTATCTGAAAGTCATCCTGGACAAGGCCGACGAGATGGGCGTTTCGCTGAATTTCTCCAAGGCCGCCGTTGGTGGTGGTGCTCTGTTCCCGTCCCTGCGTCAGGAATATGCGGATCGCGGTATTTCGTGCCTGCAATGCTATGCGACGGCGGATCTGGGTAACATCGCCTATGAAAGCGCTGCGATGGAGGGGATGATCATCGACGAACACGTGATCGTCGAAATCGTGACGCCCGGAACCGGTACACCGGTAGCGCCGGGCGAAGTGGGCGAGGTTGTCGTGACCTCTCTCAACCCGGATTACCCGTTGATCCGCTTTGCGACCGGAGATCTTTCGGCCGTCATGCCGGGTGTCTCACCCTGTGGCCGGACCAATACCCGGATCAAAGGCTGGATGGGGCGCGCCGACCAGACCACCAAGATCAAGGGGATGTTCGTACGCCCGGAACAGGTAGCGGCCCTGGTCGACAAACACGAGGAAATCGTCAAAGCCCGCGTTATCGCAGCCCGTCAGGGTGAGATGGACACGATGACAGTCCGGATTGAAAGCCCGCGCGGTGACGACCCGGCATACGCCAAGTCGGTGGCCGAGGTGTTGAAGCTGAAGGGCGCGATCGAGGTCGTGGCCCCCGGATCCCTTCCCCGGGACGGGGTGGTGATCGAGGATCAGCGCGTCTACGAATAA